In Sparus aurata chromosome 3, fSpaAur1.1, whole genome shotgun sequence, the following are encoded in one genomic region:
- the LOC115579430 gene encoding fatty acid-binding protein, heart — protein MAEAFVGTWNLKTSDKFDDYMKELGVGFATRKVGGMTKPTTLISVEGDTVTLKTQSTIKNTEISFKLGEEFDETTADDRKVKSIVTVEDGKLVHIQRWDGKETSLVREVNGNALTLTLKLGDVVSTRLYERAE, from the exons ATGGCTGAAGCTTTCGTTGGCACGTGGAACCTCAAGACAAGCGATAAGTTTGATGACTACATGAAGGAGCTGG GTGTGGGCTTCGCTACACGTAAGGTGGGCGGCATGACCAAGCCCACCACCCTCATCTCAGTTGAGGGCGACACGGTGACGCTGAAGACCCAGAGCACCATCAAGAACACAGAGATCTCCTTCAAGCTTGGAGAGGAATTTGACGAAACCACCGCTGATGACAGGAAGGTTAAG TCCATTGTAACAGTAGAGGATGGGAAGCTGGTGCACATACAGAGGTGGGACGGCAAAGAGACCAGTCTGGTCCGGGAAGTCAACGGCAACGCCCTCACACTG ACGCTCAAACTCGGAGACGTCGTTAGCACACGTCTTTATGAGAGGGCAGAGTAA
- the zcchc17 gene encoding zinc finger CCHC domain-containing protein 17 produces the protein MSDSDGPAEEPAGLDGLPPMYSIAKGEVTSVQTYGAFVRLPGYKKEGLVHVSEMSATRVEKASEIVDVGEQVWIKVIGRETRGDKVKLSFSMKAVNQGTGRDMDPNNVMAEQDARRRKQFRDHTGNRITLEAVLNTTCSKCGCKGHFTKDCFSAPGLQYALLPEEDDVEPQQPQQQTSTVAPQQDTDKKKKKKKEKKMKKKRKRERKESDSDSDSSRNSECKSKRRRSADREDKKKKKHKKHKSHKHS, from the exons ATGTCGGACAGTGATGGCCCGGCAGAAGAGCCCGCTGGACTGGATGGTCTGCCACCAATGTACAGCATTGCCAAGGGCGAGGTGACCTCTGTGCAGACCTATGGAGCCTTTGTCAGACTGCCTGGATATAAGAAGGAAG GCCTGGTGCATGTGAGCGAGATGTCTGCTACACGAGTTGAGAAAGCCTCAGAGATTGTCGATGTGGGGGAACAGGTGTGGATCAAAGTCATTGGGAGAGag ACTCGGGGGGACAAGGTGAAGTTGTCCTTCTCAATGAAAGCTGTCAATCAGGGAACGGGGCGGGACATGGATCCAAACAATGTCATGGCAGA GCAGGATGCGAGGCGACGTAAGCAGTTCAGGGATCATACAGGCAACAGGATCACGCTGGAGGCTGTACTCAACACAACATGTTCAAAGTGCGGCTGCAAAG GTCACTTTACAAAGGACTGTTTCTCTGCTCCGGGCTTGCAATACGCTCTTTTGCCTGAAGAGGACGATGTGGAGCcacagcagccgcagcagcagacCTCCACAGTTGCGCCGCAGCaagacacagacaaaaagaagaagaaaaagaag gagaagaagatgaagaagaaaaggaagagggagagaaaggagtcGGACAGCGACAGCGACAGCAGCAGAAATAGCGAGTGCAAATCCAAGAGAAGGCGCTCCGCCGACAGAGaggacaaaaagaagaagaagcacaagaagcacaaatcacacaaacacagctga